In one window of Maribacter sp. BPC-D8 DNA:
- a CDS encoding GatB/YqeY domain-containing protein codes for MGLQQRVMEQLKLAMKAKDAVALESLRAIKSALLVASTSGGGEITEDDEIQIVQKLVKQRKDSAAIFIEQGRQDLADPELAQIAVIEQFLPEQLTEEEVEKVVVQTIEATGASGMKDMGKVMGIVSKELAGQADGKLISTIVKSKLA; via the coding sequence ATGGGACTACAGCAGAGAGTAATGGAGCAGTTGAAATTAGCTATGAAAGCAAAGGATGCTGTAGCGCTAGAATCACTTAGGGCTATTAAATCTGCTTTATTGGTAGCGAGCACGAGTGGAGGTGGTGAAATAACTGAAGATGATGAGATACAAATAGTACAGAAGTTAGTAAAACAACGAAAAGATAGTGCTGCTATTTTTATAGAACAAGGAAGACAAGATCTTGCTGATCCAGAATTGGCACAGATTGCGGTAATAGAACAATTTTTACCAGAACAACTTACAGAGGAAGAGGTAGAAAAAGTAGTAGTTCAAACTATAGAAGCTACCGGTGCTTCAGGAATGAAGGATATGGGTAAGGTTATGGGGATTGTTTCTAAAGAATTAGCCGGTCAAGCAGACGGTAAATTAATATCTACAATCGTAAAAAGTAAATTAGCGTAA